One genomic segment of Bradyrhizobium prioriisuperbiae includes these proteins:
- a CDS encoding K(+)-transporting ATPase subunit F, which yields MIFDYTLAGIVSAGLLFYLTYALLRPERF from the coding sequence ATGATTTTCGATTACACCCTCGCCGGCATCGTCTCCGCCGGACTGCTGTTCTACCTGACCTACGCTCTGCTGCGGCCCGAGCGGTTCTGA
- the kdpA gene encoding potassium-transporting ATPase subunit KdpA, producing MTLIGWIQILLYCAVVVALVKPLGAYMTRVFNGERTFLSPVLRPVEAGLYWIGGVDEKREQHWLTYTVAMLLFHVGGFIILYAVMRLQAGLPFNPAEQSAVAPDLSFNTAISFITNTNWQNYGGESTLSYLTQMLGLTHQNFLSAATGIALAVALIRGFSRSSMRTIGNFWVDVTRCTLYVLLPICIVYTLFLVWQGMPQTLGAYVDATTLEGAKQTIAVGPVASQVAIKMLGTNGGGFFNANASHPFENPTALSNFVQMISIFTLGAALTNVFGRMVGNQRQGWAILAVMGVLFIVGVGVTYWAEASGTTGLNALGLTGGNMEGKEVRFGIVASSMFAVITTAASCGAVNAMHDSFTALGGMIPLINMQLGELIIGGVGAGLYGMLLFVVLAIFVAGLMVGRTPEYVGKKIEAREVKMAMLAILVLPLMYLGWTAVAVVLPSAVASMANAGPHGFTEVLYAFTSATGNNGSAFGGLSGNTMFYNLTLATSMFVGRFFMIVPAMALAGSLAQKKLVPPSAGTLPTTGGLFVGLVIGVILIIGGLTFFPALALGPIVEHLAMNANILF from the coding sequence ATGACCTTAATCGGCTGGATTCAGATTTTGCTCTATTGCGCTGTTGTCGTCGCGCTGGTGAAGCCGCTCGGCGCCTACATGACGCGCGTGTTCAATGGCGAGCGCACATTCCTGTCGCCGGTCCTGCGCCCAGTCGAGGCCGGGCTGTACTGGATCGGCGGTGTCGACGAAAAACGCGAGCAGCACTGGCTGACTTACACCGTCGCCATGCTGCTGTTCCACGTAGGCGGCTTCATCATTCTTTACGCCGTGATGCGCCTGCAGGCGGGGCTGCCGTTCAATCCGGCGGAGCAGTCGGCGGTGGCGCCGGACCTGTCGTTCAACACCGCCATCAGCTTCATCACCAATACCAACTGGCAGAACTATGGCGGCGAGAGCACCCTCTCCTATCTCACGCAGATGCTCGGCCTGACGCACCAGAACTTCCTGTCGGCGGCGACCGGCATCGCGCTGGCGGTTGCACTGATCCGCGGCTTCTCCCGCTCCTCGATGCGCACCATCGGAAATTTCTGGGTCGACGTGACGCGTTGCACGCTCTATGTGCTGCTGCCGATCTGCATCGTCTACACCTTGTTCCTGGTGTGGCAGGGCATGCCGCAGACCCTGGGCGCTTATGTCGATGCAACCACGCTGGAAGGCGCCAAGCAGACCATCGCAGTGGGTCCTGTGGCCTCGCAGGTGGCCATCAAGATGCTGGGCACCAATGGCGGCGGCTTCTTCAATGCCAACGCCTCCCATCCGTTCGAAAATCCGACCGCGCTGTCGAACTTCGTGCAAATGATCTCCATTTTCACACTCGGCGCGGCGCTCACCAACGTATTCGGCCGCATGGTCGGCAACCAGCGCCAGGGCTGGGCCATCCTCGCCGTGATGGGCGTGCTGTTCATCGTCGGTGTGGGCGTGACTTACTGGGCTGAAGCCTCCGGCACCACTGGCCTGAACGCCCTCGGCCTCACAGGCGGCAACATGGAGGGCAAGGAAGTCCGTTTCGGCATCGTCGCCTCCTCGATGTTCGCCGTGATCACCACCGCCGCTTCCTGCGGCGCGGTCAACGCCATGCACGATTCCTTCACCGCGCTCGGCGGCATGATCCCGCTGATCAACATGCAGCTCGGTGAACTCATCATCGGCGGCGTCGGCGCCGGCCTCTACGGCATGCTGCTGTTCGTGGTGCTGGCGATCTTCGTGGCCGGCTTGATGGTCGGACGCACGCCGGAGTATGTCGGCAAGAAGATCGAGGCGCGTGAGGTCAAGATGGCGATGCTGGCCATCCTGGTGCTGCCGCTGATGTATCTGGGCTGGACCGCCGTCGCGGTGGTGCTGCCCTCGGCGGTGGCGTCGATGGCCAACGCCGGACCGCACGGCTTCACCGAGGTGCTCTATGCCTTCACCTCGGCGACCGGCAACAACGGCTCGGCCTTCGGCGGCCTCAGCGGCAACACGATGTTCTACAACCTGACGCTTGCCACATCGATGTTTGTCGGCCGCTTCTTCATGATCGTGCCGGCCATGGCGCTGGCGGGATCGCTGGCCCAGAAAAAACTGGTGCCGCCATCTGCCGGCACCCTGCCGACCACAGGCGGACTGTTCGTCGGCCTTGTCATCGGCGTCATCCTCATCATCGGTGGTCTCACCTTCTTCCCGGCGCTCGCGCTCGGGCCGATCGTCGAACACCTCGCAATGAACGCCAACATCCTGTTCTGA
- the kdpB gene encoding potassium-transporting ATPase subunit KdpB — METLKLQKQVPVSAMLDPKIVLPAIGSSFVKLDPRLMIRNPVMFVVEVVATLTTVIFLRSLFTGGTDIGFTFQIILWLWFTVLFANFAEAVAEGRGKAQAESLKKTRTESKAKLLTGIDKSYRVVAGTSLKVGDIVLVEAGDNIPSDGEVIEGVASVNEAAITGESAPVIRESGGDRSAVTGGTQVLSDWIKVRITAAQGSTFIDRMIKLVEGAERQKTPNEIALNILLAGLTIIFVFATVTIPSYASYAGGSISVVVLVALFVTLIPTTIGALLSAIGIAGMDRLVRFNVLAMSGRAVEAAGDVDTLLLDKTGTITLGNRQATAFRPVRGVTEQELADAAQLASLADETPEGRSIVVLAKEQYGIRGRDMAELGATFIPFTAQTRMSGVDTGSSSVRKGAVEAILTYVNGPAPRMAATAGSAVRVLPTTSSETAREIQAISDEIAKSGGTPLAVALDGRLLGVIHLKDIVKGGIRERFAELRRMGIRTVMITGDNPMTAAAIAAEAGVDDFLAQATPEDKLKLIRDEQAKGKLVAMCGDGTNDAPALAQADVGVAMNTGTQAAREAGNMVDLDSNPTKLIEVVEIGKQLLMTRGALTTFSIANDVAKYFAIIPALFIAFYPQLEALNIMGLASPKSAILSAIIFNALIIIALIPLALRGVAYRPIGAGALLSRNLLIYGLGGIIIPFIGIKAIDLVVTALHLA; from the coding sequence ATGGAAACCCTCAAACTGCAGAAGCAGGTCCCGGTCTCGGCGATGCTCGATCCGAAGATCGTGCTCCCTGCGATCGGCTCTTCTTTCGTCAAGCTCGACCCCCGGCTGATGATCAGGAACCCGGTGATGTTCGTGGTCGAGGTGGTCGCCACACTGACGACGGTCATCTTCCTGCGCTCGCTCTTCACCGGCGGGACCGATATCGGCTTCACCTTCCAGATCATTCTCTGGCTCTGGTTCACGGTGCTGTTCGCGAACTTCGCCGAAGCCGTCGCCGAAGGCCGCGGCAAGGCCCAGGCCGAGTCGCTGAAGAAAACCCGCACCGAAAGCAAGGCCAAGCTGCTTACCGGCATCGACAAGAGCTATCGCGTCGTAGCCGGCACCAGCCTGAAGGTCGGCGATATCGTGCTGGTGGAAGCCGGTGACAACATTCCCTCCGATGGCGAGGTCATCGAGGGCGTGGCGTCGGTCAACGAGGCCGCGATCACCGGTGAATCCGCGCCCGTGATCCGCGAATCCGGCGGCGACCGCTCGGCGGTGACCGGCGGCACCCAGGTGCTGTCGGACTGGATCAAGGTGCGCATCACCGCGGCACAGGGCTCGACCTTCATCGATCGCATGATCAAGCTGGTCGAAGGTGCCGAGCGCCAGAAGACCCCGAACGAGATCGCACTCAACATCCTGCTGGCCGGCCTCACCATCATCTTCGTGTTCGCGACGGTGACGATCCCGAGCTACGCGTCTTACGCGGGCGGCTCGATCTCGGTGGTGGTGCTGGTGGCGCTGTTCGTCACCCTGATCCCGACCACCATTGGCGCTCTTCTTTCAGCCATCGGCATCGCCGGCATGGACCGCCTGGTGCGCTTCAATGTGCTGGCTATGTCGGGCCGCGCGGTGGAAGCCGCCGGCGACGTCGACACCCTGCTGCTGGACAAGACCGGCACCATTACGCTGGGCAACCGTCAGGCGACCGCGTTCCGTCCGGTGCGCGGCGTCACCGAGCAGGAACTGGCCGATGCGGCGCAACTCGCCTCGCTCGCGGACGAAACGCCGGAAGGCCGCTCCATCGTGGTGCTGGCCAAGGAGCAGTATGGCATCCGCGGCCGCGACATGGCCGAACTCGGTGCCACCTTCATCCCGTTCACGGCGCAGACCCGCATGAGCGGCGTCGACACCGGCAGTTCCTCGGTTCGCAAGGGCGCCGTCGAGGCGATCCTCACCTATGTCAACGGACCGGCGCCGCGCATGGCGGCGACGGCGGGCAGCGCTGTTCGCGTGCTGCCGACCACCAGCAGCGAGACCGCCCGGGAAATCCAGGCGATCTCCGACGAGATCGCCAAATCCGGCGGCACCCCGCTGGCGGTGGCGCTCGATGGCCGGCTGCTCGGCGTCATTCACCTCAAGGACATCGTCAAGGGCGGCATCCGCGAGCGTTTTGCCGAGCTGCGCCGCATGGGCATTCGCACGGTGATGATCACCGGCGACAACCCGATGACCGCGGCAGCGATCGCAGCCGAGGCCGGCGTCGACGACTTCCTCGCCCAAGCAACGCCAGAGGACAAGCTGAAGCTGATCCGCGACGAACAGGCCAAGGGCAAGCTGGTCGCCATGTGCGGCGACGGCACCAACGACGCCCCTGCCCTGGCGCAGGCCGACGTCGGCGTGGCCATGAACACCGGCACGCAGGCGGCACGTGAAGCCGGCAACATGGTGGACCTGGATTCCAACCCGACCAAGCTGATCGAGGTGGTGGAAATCGGCAAGCAATTGCTGATGACCCGCGGTGCGTTGACTACCTTCTCGATCGCCAACGACGTCGCGAAGTACTTCGCCATCATCCCGGCACTGTTCATCGCTTTCTATCCGCAACTGGAGGCGCTCAACATCATGGGGCTCGCCAGCCCGAAGAGCGCCATCCTGTCGGCGATCATCTTCAACGCGCTGATCATCATCGCGCTGATTCCGCTGGCACTGAGAGGCGTCGCTTACCGTCCGATCGGCGCCGGCGCACTGCTGAGCCGCAACCTGCTGATCTACGGCCTCGGCGGCATCATCATCCCGTTCATCGGCATCAAGGCGATCGACCTCGTCGTCACCGCCTTGCACCTGGCCTGA
- a CDS encoding K(+)-transporting ATPase subunit C, whose amino-acid sequence MLKEIRPAIVMLVALTAITGLAYPLAMTGIAGVLFPSQAQGSLIEKDGKVIGSALIGQEFKGDQYFHGRPSATTAADPADSTKTVPAPYNAANSAGSNLGPTSKALIDRVKEDVDKLKAENPSAPVPVDLVTSTGSGLDPHISPEAAYFQVPRVAKARKLPEDTVRKLVDDRVEGRLAGILGEPRVNVLALNLALDRAAAN is encoded by the coding sequence ATGTTGAAAGAAATCCGCCCCGCCATCGTGATGCTTGTCGCGCTGACCGCCATCACCGGCCTCGCCTATCCGCTGGCCATGACCGGCATCGCCGGTGTGCTGTTCCCAAGTCAGGCACAAGGCAGCCTGATCGAGAAGGACGGCAAGGTCATCGGCTCCGCCCTGATCGGCCAGGAGTTCAAGGGCGATCAGTATTTCCACGGCCGGCCGTCGGCCACGACCGCGGCCGATCCCGCCGATTCCACCAAGACGGTGCCGGCGCCCTACAATGCGGCGAACTCCGCCGGCTCGAATCTCGGACCGACCAGCAAGGCGTTGATCGACCGGGTGAAGGAAGACGTCGACAAACTGAAAGCCGAGAACCCGTCGGCACCGGTGCCGGTTGACCTCGTCACCAGTACGGGCAGCGGCCTCGATCCGCATATCTCGCCGGAAGCGGCCTACTTCCAGGTGCCCCGCGTGGCGAAGGCCCGCAAGCTGCCGGAGGATACCGTGCGCAAGCTGGTCGACGACCGTGTCGAAGGCCGCCTCGCCGGTATCCTGGGCGAACCCCGCGTGAACGTTCTGGCGCTCAACCTGGCGCTGGATCGTGCAGCTGCGAATTAG